Proteins from a genomic interval of Medicago truncatula cultivar Jemalong A17 chromosome 3, MtrunA17r5.0-ANR, whole genome shotgun sequence:
- the LOC11429204 gene encoding uncharacterized protein, which produces MVQEGGTYQLENAIVGFNESPYKVTSHKHKLSMMHTSTFTKVHSPAIPMNVFEFKPFNGILSSTVEEVSTDVIGHVIERGDIRETEKDGRKSRVIDLTLEDLENNRLHCSLWGEHADKIVTFFGNHDNDTPTILILQFCKTRMYLGVMGVADAFNGTKLILNGDLPDVVAYMTQ; this is translated from the exons ATGGTTCAAGAAGGGGGTACATATCAGCTTGAAAATGCAATTGTAGGTTTTAATGAAAGTCCTTATAAGGTAACTTCACACAAACATAAGCTTAGTATGATGCACACTTCAACTTTTACCAAAGTACACTCGCCTGCTATCCCTATGAACGTTTTTGAGTTCAAGCCATTCAATGGAATTCTCTCTTCAACTGTCGAGGAAGTATCTACGG ATGTTATTGGTCATGTAATTGAAAGAGGTGATATAAGGGAAACTGAAAAGGACGGAAGGAAAAGCAGGGTTATTGATCTCACTTTAGAAGATCTTGA aAACAACCGCTTGCATTGCTCTCTTTGGGGTGAACATGCTGACAAAATTGTGACCTTTTTTGGCAACCATGACAACGACACACCTACTATATTGATATTGCAGTTTTGCAAGACACGCATGTATTTAG gtGTTATGGGAGTTGCTGATGCCTTTAATGGGACTAAGCTGATACTTAATGGCGATTTGCCTGATGTCGTTGCGTACATGACACAGTaa